The Bombus pascuorum chromosome 11, iyBomPasc1.1, whole genome shotgun sequence genome has a window encoding:
- the LOC132912053 gene encoding uncharacterized protein LOC132912053, protein MPIDFYQLPGSSPCRAVALTAAALGIEMNFKEVALMKGDNLKPEYLKMNPQHTIPTIDDNGFYLWESRAIMAYLANQYGKNDSLYPKDPKKRAVVDQRLYFDACNLYKAFADYYYPIIFANAPKDQAKYEAIGTAMSFLNTFLEGQDYVAGKNMTLADLAIVSTISTLEAMDYDLSKYKNVTRWFAKIKSEAPKYEEYNNAGVKAFKALVESLKKQAIMSVDLYYTPMSSPCRAVLLTAEAIGITLNLIEINLFEGEHLKPEFEQLNPQKTVPFLVDGDYKLSESRAIMSYLVDQYGKNIRLNPQTPAGRALVNHRLHFDIGTLYRGMKNYYYPVVFRGANYNPEYYKVLEGAFDVLDKFLNGQDYVAGRNLTIADLALAATVSTSEVFGFEVEKYVNVAKWMDRIKSSAPGYRKANGEGLEIMKRLADNAKKE, encoded by the exons ATGCCAATTGATTTTTATCAACTTCCTGGAAGCTCTCCGTGCCGTGCCGTTGCATTGACAGCTGCCGCGCTTGGtatcgaaatgaattttaaggaAGTTGCTTTAATGAAGGGAGATAACTTAAAACCAGAATATTTGAAG ATGAACCCACAGCACACGATACCTACAATCGATGATAATGGCTTCTACTTGTGGGAAAG tcGGGCTATTATGGCATACCTGGCAAATCAATATGGTAAGAATGACTCATTATATCCAAAGGATCCGAAGAAACGTGCGGTCGTTGATCAAAGATTGTATTTCGACGCATGCAACTTGTATAAAGCTTTCGCGGACTATTAC taTCCTATAATTTTCGCTAATGCCCCTAAAGATCAAGCGAAATATGAAGCTATTGGCACAGCCATGTCTTTCCTTAATACATTCCTCGAAGGACAAGACTATGTGGCAGGAAAGAACATGACTCTTGCTGACCTGGCCATTGTGTCCACCATATCCACACTAGAg GCCATGGACTACGACCTCAGCAAATATAAGAATGTGACCAGATGGTTTGCAAAGATCAAGTCGGAAGCTCCAAAATATGAAGAGTACAACAACGCAGGCGTAAAGGCATTCAAAGCTTTGGTAGAAAGCTTGAAAAAG CAAGCAATCATGTCAGTGGATCTGTATTACACGCCAATGAGTTCACCCTGCAGAGCGGTTCTTTTGACTGCCGAGGCCATTGgtattactttaaatttaatagaaatcaatttatttgaaGGCGAACATCTAAAGCCAGAATTTGAACAG CTGAATCCACAGAAAACTGTCCCGTTTCTTGTAGACGGAGATTATAAACTATCTGAGAG TCGAGCCATCATGTCATATTTAGTTGATCAATATGGTAAAAACATTCGTCTAAATCCGCAAACACCGGCTGGTCGAGCCTTGGTTAATCATCGATTACATTTTGATATTGGTACCTTGTACAGGGgcatgaaaaattattat TATCCAGTTGTGTTTAGAGGGGCAAATTACAATCCAGAATATTACAAGGTACTCGAAGGTGCGTTTGATGTCctcgataaatttctaaatggaCAAGATTACGTCGCTGGACGCAATTTGACCATCGCCGATCTCGCATTGGCAGCCACTGTATCAACATCGGAG GTTTTCGGTTTCGAGGTGGAGAAATACGTGAATGTTGCTAAATGGATGGATAGAATAAAATCATCCGCGCCAGGTTATCGTAAAGCCAATGGCGAAGGAttagaaataatgaaaagatTGGCCGATAATGCAAAAAAGGAGTAA
- the LOC132911704 gene encoding pyridoxal phosphate homeostasis protein isoform X1: MAELVTNLKIVRDKIIAASARRLPEYKYFEPRLVAVSKFKPVELIVDAYKAGQRHFGENYVNELVEKGNHSNILETCTDIRWHFIGHLQRNKINKLLTTPNLYIIETVDNEKLASALNTSWSKIRVHENLKLKVMVQVNTSNEQEKSGCKITDVCTLVQHIIDNCPSLEFIGLMTIGMFGHDLPKGPNPDFLCLKECREKVSKELGIELNKIELSMGMSNDYEHASWEVLILELVLLYLGKGQKRIPNEIHILCIIFV; the protein is encoded by the exons ATGGCCGAATTGGtaactaatttaaaaatagtgAGAGATAAAATTATTGCTGCTTCTGCTAGAAGGCTACCc GAATACAAGTATTTTGAGCCACGTTTAGTAGCTGTGAGTAAATTCAAACCAGTTGAATTAATTGTGGATGCGTATAAAGCTGGTCAAAGACATTTTGGAGAAAATTATGTCAATGAATTAGTTGAAAAAGGAAatcattcaaatattttagaaacatGTACAGATATACGTTGGCATTTTATTGGCCATCTtcaacgtaataaaataaacaaattattaactactccaaatttgtatattattgaaACAGTAGATAACGAAAAACTTGCATCAGCATTAAATACTTCTTGGTCTAAAATTAGAGtacatgaaaatttgaaattaaaagtaatgGTACAGGTGAATACTAGCAACGAAcaag aaAAGAGTGGTTGTAAAATCACAGATGTTTGTACTCTTGTTCAGCATATTATTGATAACTGTCCAAGTTTAGAATTTATAGGTCTTATGACAATAGGCATGTTTGGACATGATCTCCCTAAAGGACCAAATCCCGATTTTTTGTGTCTGAAAGAATGTAgagaaaaagtttcaaaagaATTGGGTATTGAGTTAAATAAGATAGAGTTATCAATGGGAATGTCAAATGATTATGAACATGCg AGTTGGGAAGTACTAATATTAGAGTTGGTACTGCTATATTTGGGGAAAGGGCAAAAAAGGATACCtaatgaaatacatattttatgtataatatttgtataa
- the LOC132911704 gene encoding pyridoxal phosphate homeostasis protein isoform X2, which produces MAELVTNLKIVRDKIIAASARRLPEYKYFEPRLVAVSKFKPVELIVDAYKAGQRHFGENYVNELVEKGNHSNILETCTDIRWHFIGHLQRNKINKLLTTPNLYIIETVDNEKLASALNTSWSKIRVHENLKLKVMVQVNTSNEQEKSGCKITDVCTLVQHIIDNCPSLEFIGLMTIGMFGHDLPKGPNPDFLCLKECREKVSKELGIELNKIELSMGMSNDYEHAVELGSTNIRVGTAIFGERAKKDT; this is translated from the exons ATGGCCGAATTGGtaactaatttaaaaatagtgAGAGATAAAATTATTGCTGCTTCTGCTAGAAGGCTACCc GAATACAAGTATTTTGAGCCACGTTTAGTAGCTGTGAGTAAATTCAAACCAGTTGAATTAATTGTGGATGCGTATAAAGCTGGTCAAAGACATTTTGGAGAAAATTATGTCAATGAATTAGTTGAAAAAGGAAatcattcaaatattttagaaacatGTACAGATATACGTTGGCATTTTATTGGCCATCTtcaacgtaataaaataaacaaattattaactactccaaatttgtatattattgaaACAGTAGATAACGAAAAACTTGCATCAGCATTAAATACTTCTTGGTCTAAAATTAGAGtacatgaaaatttgaaattaaaagtaatgGTACAGGTGAATACTAGCAACGAAcaag aaAAGAGTGGTTGTAAAATCACAGATGTTTGTACTCTTGTTCAGCATATTATTGATAACTGTCCAAGTTTAGAATTTATAGGTCTTATGACAATAGGCATGTTTGGACATGATCTCCCTAAAGGACCAAATCCCGATTTTTTGTGTCTGAAAGAATGTAgagaaaaagtttcaaaagaATTGGGTATTGAGTTAAATAAGATAGAGTTATCAATGGGAATGTCAAATGATTATGAACATGCg GTAGAGTTGGGAAGTACTAATATTAGAGTTGGTACTGCTATATTTGGGGAAAGGGCAAAAAAGGATACCtaa
- the LOC132911709 gene encoding NADH-ubiquinone oxidoreductase subunit 8, whose translation MTFLKTIQPGLKLFQTSTKILNVPVRTKYYFINSEQPSFLENATNRSLLLEIIRGIGITLSHFFSEPATINYPFEKGPLSPRFRGEHALRRYPSGEERCIACKLCEAICPAQAITIEAEERADGSRRTTRYDIDMTKCIYCGFCQEACPVDAIVEGPNFEYSTETHEELLYNKEKLLNNGDKWESEIASNIHADYLYR comes from the exons atGACATTCCTGAAAACTATACAACCAG gtttaaaattatttcagacATCCACAAAAATCTTAAATGTACCTGTACgaactaaatattattttattaactcgGAACAGCCATCGTTTCTTGAAAATGCAACAAACAGATCATTGCTTCTAGAAATCATACGTGGTATTGGAATTACACTTTCTCACTTCTTTAGTGAACCTGCAACAATAAATTATCCTTTTGAAAAGGGTCCCTTAAGTCCAAGATTCAGAGGTGAACATGCATTAagaag ATATCCTTCAGGTGAAGAAAGATGTATTGCATGCAAATTATGTGAAGCAATTTGTCCAGCACAAGCAATCACTATTGAAGCAGAGGAAAGAGCAGATGGATCTCGCCGTACAACAAGATATGACATAGACATgacaaaatgtatatattgtggATTCTGTCAAGAAGCTTGTCCAGTGGATGCAATCGTGGAG gGTCCAAACTTTGAATATTCGACAGAAACACATGAAGAgttattgtataataaagaaaaattgctgAATAATGGAGACAAGTGGGAGTCAGAAATTGCTAGTAATATTCATGCAGATTACTTGTATCGCtag